Sequence from the Romeriopsis navalis LEGE 11480 genome:
CGCGGCGGTCGCGGTCAATTCCCGCGCGGGCTTGTTCCCAGGGGCCGTAACGGCGGTACGCGGTGAGTTGAACAAGAGTTCGGTTTGGCCAAAGGTGAGCCGATCACCATTCTTGAGGGTGACTGGGATGCCAACCCGCCGACCATTAACGAAGGATCCATTGCGACTGCCAAGATCGATCAGATACATCTCGCCGTTATCCATGGCTTGAAGCATGGCATGGTTACGGGAAATCCAGCGATCGGTGATCACGAAGTCACTGTCATCGCTGCGACCGACCATCCAACAATTGCCGCTGTCGAGCATCCAACGGCGCGTGCCAGAAGAAGTATATAGAAGTAGGTGAGGAGTTGATTGCGAGACAACCACAAAAGTACCAATCAACGAATGTTATCGGGGGCCGCGCTCGATCAACTCGAAAGCCGGAGCGCTTGAATTGGGGGGTTACCCATTCATAAACCTATTGTACGAACAGTGACAGGCTGAATCGGGATAGTTGTGTAATTTAAAATTCAGCTTTGGTCACATCAACAAGGACTGCTATTGCCAGATTAGCCGAATGCTTCCGGGTCGGCACAGCTGGGTGCAAAAACTTGATGATCATTTAGCTAATTGTTCATAACTAAATTGCGTCGCAATTATGAGAGTGTTGCCGCCACCCAAAATAGCCCATCGACCAAAATCGTGCTCAGCACTGCACCGCTGAAAGCCATCCACTTGGACGAACGCTGGATAAGGCCAAATAGCCCAATAAATAGCAGCGAAGTTAACAAGATAGCCGTCCACGCCATGCCCCAAGGCATATACATTTTGGCCAGTGCGAGCTGAAAAATTGTGCCGACTTCATCGGGCTCGGCGACCATCAGCGCTTTCCACTCCGGCATCAAATTGACGATGTAGAAATATAAGTCAGTAATTGCGGTGCCAACCAAAGAGCCGAGATAAAAAAAGTTGCCGATCTTGGCCCAGTTAGCGCGGAGGCCGAATAGCGCGATCGGCAATGCCGCGGCTTCGATCGGAATATGTAAAGCGGGTTCCCAGCGCCACCAGCCCCAGAAGATGGCGCCACACAGCCAAGTCCAAGTAAATCCGACGAGTAAGTCGCCCCATAGAGCAGTCTTGCGCTGCTTTGAAAGGAAAATGCTCAGACCGGCCCAACCCGCGGAAAGTAACACGCTGAGCCAGGGCAAATAACGGACTAGGGGCGCTTCAAAAAACACCGGTACAGAAACTAAAAAAGCACCGGCGCTAAACACTAACCAAGGATTGGTGCGAACTGGTGCCGGAAGAATCGACAATCGTGGCCGTGGGGCGTCACCGACTGGAAATAATGCAACAGTTTTCTCCTGTGGCGCATCCGTTGGGATGGAATAAAGATGAGCTGGCTCTGGTGACGGAGAAAGCAATGGTATATGACAGGAGATTAATTAAAGTAACGTTACTTCACAATAGCACAATGTTTTTTCGAAGATCGATTGCCCCGTAATGGCATTCCTCTGGCATCATGCTGGAGCTTCTTCCCGTTCACCGAACCGAAATCCTATAGTTTGACTGCGTATGTCGTTGATTCATCAATTTGCCCTCAGTGCTTGGCCGTTGTCCTTACCTTTGGCGGAAACGGCACCCGCCGCTCCGAATACTGCAATTGCGATATTTCAGGGCTTGATATTGGGCCTGGTTCAAGGGATTACCGAGTTTTTGCCGATTAGTAGCACGGCGCATTTAATTATTTTTCGTGATGCTCTGGGTTGGAAAGAGATTTGGAGCAAAGAGGCGATCGATGGCATCCAGTTTGGCAGTGTCGTCGCTGTGGTGATCTACTTCTGGAAGGACTTGCAGCAAATCTTCGGGGGGACGCTTGCCGCTTGGCAAGACAAGGATTGGCAGCGTGAAGAATGGAAGATTTTCCTCGGTATTGCGATCGGTTGTGTGCCGGCTTTAGCCGGTGGTCTAGCCTTCAAGCTGCTGGATATTGAACTCGAAAGTGCCACGATGATTGCGGTCATGTCGCTGGTGATGGCGGTGTTGTTGGGCTTGGCTGAGAAGTTTGGCACCCGCCAACGGGACTTTGATCAGCTCGAAACAAAAGACGGTATTTTAGTTGGCCTCGGTCAGATGGTGGCCTTACTGCCGGGGGCTTCCCGCTCGGGTTCGACGATTACCACGGCGTTATTCTTGGGGCTGAAGCGAGAAACCGCTGCGCGCTTCTCATTTTTGTTGGGTTTGCCGACGTTGGCGATCGCCACAGTGGTCCAAGCCAAAGATGTATTGACGATGCCGCAGA
This genomic interval carries:
- a CDS encoding DUF3120 domain-containing protein, whose protein sequence is MLSPSPEPAHLYSIPTDAPQEKTVALFPVGDAPRPRLSILPAPVRTNPWLVFSAGAFLVSVPVFFEAPLVRYLPWLSVLLSAGWAGLSIFLSKQRKTALWGDLLVGFTWTWLCGAIFWGWWRWEPALHIPIEAAALPIALFGLRANWAKIGNFFYLGSLVGTAITDLYFYIVNLMPEWKALMVAEPDEVGTIFQLALAKMYMPWGMAWTAILLTSLLFIGLFGLIQRSSKWMAFSGAVLSTILVDGLFWVAATLS
- a CDS encoding undecaprenyl-diphosphate phosphatase; protein product: MSLIHQFALSAWPLSLPLAETAPAAPNTAIAIFQGLILGLVQGITEFLPISSTAHLIIFRDALGWKEIWSKEAIDGIQFGSVVAVVIYFWKDLQQIFGGTLAAWQDKDWQREEWKIFLGIAIGCVPALAGGLAFKLLDIELESATMIAVMSLVMAVLLGLAEKFGTRQRDFDQLETKDGILVGLGQMVALLPGASRSGSTITTALFLGLKRETAARFSFLLGLPTLAIATVVQAKDVLTMPQMFLPLTFGIISTFVFSYLSIAWLLKFLQKQSSWVFVWYRLAFGAALLALTFGGLFTG